The Daucus carota subsp. sativus chromosome 2, DH1 v3.0, whole genome shotgun sequence genome includes a window with the following:
- the LOC135150169 gene encoding uncharacterized protein LOC135150169 encodes MLCKEAIILNREWGHGLEEGNRKNKSLKESAHFFNEGRMEVVERPSLGGMEKAFCNNVLRRIVDIFAGRLRIDYFRKAPRTVKQGRKRKRTCRRSGDTVWGAWDVLPTELLVSILVKLSIVDYLSFSGVCKSWRSASIAFRKYCMERQQPLVVVRPKRSKKSCVLYNMFDMKRYKTMLPDLPCKKLLGFSCGYLITTDGNLGFWVVNLMTKHELRFPVLSGLMGGINGFKFSALLFQSTRLSETFMVLFSLTENYILLSKSGGSSWQRYVLCDTKARIADVKIFGGKIFVLTSDLRFGEFNPKAGSVPKFSKISIPFQVSSDMCWKLVASDNKLYMTVFNCCPYPALDGHLSLFEIDHETMDRAKQIHDLGAKSLFLSWFSSALVDTTGWGAGNCVCVLHLGVFNTCSFFNLNGNHLGRTPVVWDGHSTPCFWYFPSEIWSISCVSDEFGA; translated from the exons ATGTTATGCAAGGAGGCGATAATCTTGAACAGAGAATGGGGGCATGGTCTAGAAGAAGGAAACAG GAAGAACAAGAGCTTGAAAGAATCAGCCCATTTTTTCAACGAAGGCAGGATGGAAGTGGTTGAAAGGCCTTCCTTGGGTGGAATGGAAAAGGCATTTTGTAATAATGTTCTGAGGCGGATTGTTGATATTTTTGCAGGGCGGTTGAGAATTGACTATTTTAG GAAAGCTCCACGAACAGTAAAACAAGGAAGAAAACGGAAAAGGACTTGCAGGAGATCGGGTGACACAGTTTGGGGAGCATGGGACGTTCTTCCTACTGAACTTCTGGTTTCAATTTTGGTGAAGTTAAGTATTGTGGACTACCTGTCATTTAGCGGTGTTTGTAAATCTTGGAGGTCAGCATCTATTGCTTTCCGCAAATACTGTATGGAGCGCCAGCAACCCCTAGTTGTTGTTCGGCCAAAGCGTTCGAAAAAGTCTTGTGTATTGTACAATATGTTCGATATGAAACGTTACAAAACAATGCTGCCAGATTTGCCTTGCAAGAAATTATTGGGTTTCTCATGCGGGTACCTGATTACAACCGACGGAAACTTAGGCTTTTGGGTCGTAAATTTAATGACAAAACATGAGCTGCGTTTTCCCGTCCTTTCTGGACTTATGGGTGGCATAAACGGCTTTAAATTTTCTGCTCTCCTATTTCAGTCCACTCGGCTTTCAGAAACTTTCATGGTTCTTTTCTCTCTgacagaaaattatatattattgtccAAAAGTGGTGGCAGCAGTTGGCAGAGATATGTTTTATGCGACACAAAAGCCAGGATTGCAGATGTGAAGATTTTTGGTGGCAAAATCTTTGTTTTGACTTCAGATTTACGTTTTGGAGAATTTAATCCGAAGGCAGGTTCTGTTCCAAAATTCTCCAAAATCAGCATCCCTTTCCAGGTTTCATCTGATATGTGTTGGAAGTTGGTGGCATCAGACAATAAGCTATACATGACTGTATTCAATTGTTGTCCTTATCCTGCATTGGACGGACATCTGTCATTATTCGAAATTGACCATGAGACAATGGATAGAGCAAAACAGATTCATGACTTGGGTGCAAAATCTTTATTTCTTAGTTGGTTCAGTTCTGCTCTCGTCGATACAACTGGTTGGGGAGCAGGTAACTGTGTCTGTGTTCTTCACTTGGGAGTTTTCAacacatgttctttctttaacCTGAATGGAAATCACCTAGGAAGAACTCCGGTCGTTTGGGATGGTCATTCAACACCTTGTTTTTGGTATTTTCCTAGTGAAATTTGGTCCATCAGTTGTGTCAGTGATGAGTTTGGCGCATGA
- the LOC135150625 gene encoding uncharacterized protein LOC135150625 — MEVDWRPNLGGMEKAFSMNVMMLIVKYFAGFSITHWSSAPATKQKRKRKEICSRSSDRVCGAWDSLPDELLLSVLMKLNIIDYLAFSGVCRSWRSVSTDIRKSFMEHLQPLVLARPRYSKKACVLYNIFDWKSCKSMFPNMPRKSLWGLSSGYLITYDKNMGFWLVNLMTRHELHYPVLPESSYSISDFTACAVLLRSTRLSRIFMIIFSEKHDFLLMSESGSSSWHEYLLPNTSSGIADVKILDGKIFVLTCDAHFGEFNPRADPVLKLYNCNFPIPLPSRSILQLVTSDNKIYMVISQHPYPRVTMLVLYLSLYELDYSMESVKQIHDLGSKSLFLSVFNSALVDTTGWGAGNCVCVLQNTLGKCTFFHLDGQRIATVPAVLDDYLRLYFWFFPGESWDISRVGDEFGT; from the exons ATGGAAGTGGATTGGAGACCTAACCTTGGTGGGATGGAAAAGGCATTTAGCATGAATGTGATGATGCTGATTGTTAAATATTTTGCGGGATTCTCGATAACACACTG GAGTTCTGCACCAGctacaaaacaaaaaagaaaacgaAAAGAGATCTGCAGCAGATCGAGTGACAGAGTTTGCGGAGCATGGGATAGTCTTCCTGATGAACTCCTCCTTTCAGTTCTAATGAAATTGAATATTATCGACTACCTTGCCTTCAGTGGTGTGTGTAGATCCTGGAGGTCAGTGTCTACCGATATTCGCAAAAGTTTTATGGAGCATCTGCAACCCCTAGTTCTAGCAAGACcaagatattcaaaaaaagCTTGTGtgctatataatatttttgactgGAAAAGTTGCAAGTCAATGTTTCCGAATATGCCTCGCAAAAGCTTATGGGGTTTATCAAGTGGTTACTTGATCACATATGACAAGAACATGGGGTTTTGGCTTGTGAACTTAATGACAAGACATGAGCTGCATTATCCTGTTCTGCCCGAGAGCAGCTATAGCATCTCTGACTTCACTGCTTGTGCTGTTCTCTTGCGATCGACTCGGCTTTCCAGAATTTTCATGATTATTTTCTCTGAGAAGCATGATTTTTTACTGATGTCTGAAAGTGGCTCTAGCAGTTGGCATGAATATCTTTTACCAAACACCAGTTCTGGGATTGCTGATGTAAAGATTTTGGATGGCAAAATATTTGTTCTAACCTGTGATGCACATTTTGGAGAATTTAATCCGAGGGCAGATCCTGTTTTGAAGCTCTACAACTGTAACTTTCCTATTCCACTTCCATCACGTTCGATTTTGCAGTTAGTGACTTCAGACAACAAGATCTACATGGTTATATCTCAACATCCTTATCCACGTGTGACTATGTTGGTCCTATATCTTTCCTTGTACGAACTTGACTACAGTATGGAATCTGTAAAACAGATTCATGACTTGGGTTCAAAATCTTTGTTCCTGAGTGTATTTAATTCTGCCCTGGTTGACACAACTGGTTGGGGAGCGGGCAACTGTGTATGCGTTCTTCAAAATACACTCGGAAAATGTACATTCTTTCACTTGGATGGACAACGGATAGCAACGGTTCCTGCTGTTTTGGATGATTATTTGAGACTATATTTCTGGTTTTTTCCTGGTGAAAGCTGGGACATCAGTCGTGTTGGTGATGAATTTGGCACTTGA
- the LOC135150518 gene encoding uncharacterized protein LOC135150518 → MDAEETWTDLPKYSEQYITGVKAFLLNAFPKFAVGDEMTCPCKKCKNIKWQSHDLIYDHLICNGPCPLYLNWILEVSTGKRRQNIEEGTEYMDDPYITDFGDNLDEMLRRTNEPNVDAKNFYRHLEEGKQPLYPGCKNFSRLSFTIKMYSLKCLHGISEAGLSDILELIKDAFPEANIPLSFKAAKNTIKDLGLDYQKIHACPNNCMLFWAENEKEEACKNCGASRWTVVEKKGVGVDNNPKMSIHKVPANVMRYFPLKPRLQRMFMSKEFSKLILWHAKGRKRDGKLRHPADAEAWKLMDVKYPHFSSEHRNIRLGLAADGFNPFRTMNTTHTTWPIILVNYNLPPWLCMKQENLILSTLISGPQSPGNSIDVFMHPLIAELKELWDAGIQTYDALTDQNFTLRASVMWTISDFPGLAMLSGWSTKGKLACPVCNYETSSMYLKHSRKLCYMDHRRFLNPEHPWRLDKRKFNGQTEMRGCPETLSGTDIEELLFGFVNQFGVKNKPKRGEKRKRKETVKSKSPFKKKSIFFNLPYWKDNLCRHNLDVMHIEKNVCDNIIGTLLNIAGKSKDHLKARLDMQELGIRKVLHPIPSLDGKHLEIRAAIFDMTKTEKEIFCSVLKKTKLPYGSASNISRYVNLKERKVSGYKSHDAHFVLHYLLQFAVKKTLKPAAAIPLIRLGAFLRGIWSKVINIDDLKRLQEEIIEILCQFETVFVQAFFDIMVHLLIHLCREIKYGGPAHLRSMWSIERYLNKLKSYARNRCRPEGSIAEGYLAEEGLIFCSRFLGAEGSVSKITKPAKFESCPQKTEYPLGTRKNKDGKAIELDESEWMAIHRYVLFNCGNTEIESLIELHRSLIDGSSVDGHVKSKKYKREREHSEDFWKWLKEHVGKQSNVSEDLEVLAMGPNRVAKKYSGYVINGYRFHTKFRDAKCTTQNSGVFLTALTTSFASSKEQNPVVGNVNYYGAIEEILEVDYWGVYSVVLFKCCWYQEEKDLYGLTRVNFNKLWHKSDPYVVASQVQQVFYVEDPTEKMLYNVIRKMPRDWCDVESEIADDDKDDTNLHKEISLAEIEHEFNDASWMEEYVNLRFHHQGEFLSTAYAGGEETVIGDVECDRFSYTVLMEYIKDDLKYSEIGGVYVYEGKPWGWKLLSNDADLSAVGQGLNNFTDFYIDNVVDPTIEPIKQMQPHVIIRPRQGVFACMAMLSVVCIRYDIMLDK, encoded by the exons ATGGATGCTGAGGAAACTTGGACCGATCTCCCCAAATATAGTGAACAGTACATTACGGGTGTAAAGGCATTTCTGCTAAATGCCTTCCCCAAATTTGCTGTTGGTGATGAGATGACCTGCCCTTGCAAAAAGTGCAAGAACATCAAGTGGCAGAGTCACGATCTTATCTATGATCATCTCATCTGCAATGGTCCTTGTCCATTATACCTCAACTGGATCCTTGAGGTTTCAACCGGAAAGCGTAGACAAAATATTGAAGAGGGGACTGAATATATGGATGATCCATATATCACAGACTTTGGGGATAATTTAGATGAGATGTTGCGTCGTACTAACGAGCCAAATGTCGATGCAAAAAACTTTTATCGCCATCTAGAAGAGGGAAAGCAGCCTCTATATCCGGGATGTAAAAACTTTTCGCGATTAAGTTTTACTATTAAGATGTATTCGTTAAAGTGTTTACACGGAATTTCAGAGGCAGGACTTAGTGATATATTAGAACTGATCAAAGATGCCTTTCCCGAAGCAAATATTCCTTTGTCTTTTAAAGCCGCGAAGAACACAATTAAAGATTTAGGGCTCGATTATCAAAAGATACATGCGTGTCCCAATAATTGCATGCTATTTTGGGCTGAAAATGAAAAGGAAGAAGCATGCAAAAATTGTGGTGCTTCAAGGTGGACTGTAGTGGAAAAGAAAGGTGTCGGGGTCGACAATAATCCGAAGATGTCGATTCACAAGGTCCCGGCTAATGTGATGCGGTATTTTCCACTTAAACCTAGGTTGCAGCGGATGTTTATGTCCAAagagttttcaaaactaattctATGGCATGCTAAAGGTCGGAAAAGAGATGGTAAACTTCGCCATCCAGCCGATGCGGAGGCTTGGAAACTGATGGATGTTAAATATCCTCACTTCTCGTCAGAACATAGAAACATTAGGTTAGGCCTCGCTGCGGATGGTTTCAATCCTTTCCGCACAATGAATACTACTCATACTACCTGGCCAATCATTTTGGTGAACTATAACCTTCCGCCTTGGTTGTGTATGAAGCAAGAAAATCTCATTCTTTCAACTCTTATATCTGGTCCACAGTCCCCTGGAAATAGCATCGATGTTTTTATGCATCCCCTAATAGCTGAATTGAAGGAGCTATGGGATGCAGGCATTCAAACTTATGATGCGCTTACTGACCAGAATTTCACCTTACGTGCAAGTGTGATGTGGACAATAAGCGATTTCCCCGGCCTAGCAATGTTATCTGGTTGGAGCACGAAGGGGAAATTAGCTTGTCCCGTCTGCAATTACGAGACTTCCTCCATGTATCTAAAACATAGTAGAAAATTGTGTTACATGGATCATAGGAGATTTCTCAATCCTGAACATCCTTGGAGGCTTGATAAAAGGAAGTTCAATGGCCAAACTGAAATGCGAGGCTGTCCTGAGACTTTGTCCGGAACAGACATAGAAGAATTGCTGTTTGGCTTTGTAAATCAGTTTGGAGTGAAGAATAAACCCAAGAGAGGAGAAAAAAGAAAGCGGAAAGAAACTGTGAAATCAAAATCTCCTTTCAAAAAGAAATCAATTTTCTTCAATTTGCCGTATTGGAAGGACAATTTATGTCGACACAACCTCGATGTCATGCACATCGAGAAGAACGTTTGTGATAACATAATAGGAACTTTGCTTAACATTGCTGGAAAGTCAAAGGACCACCTGAAGGCTCGTCTAGATATGCAAGAGCTTGGCATCAGGAAAGTCCTTCATCCCATTCCTTCCCTTGACGGGAAACACCTTGAAATACGGGCTGCCATATTCGACATGACAAAAActgaaaaagaaatattttgctCAGTGTTAAAAAAGACTAAATTGCCCTATGGAAGTGCATCCAATATTAGTAGGTATGTGAACCTGAAGGAGAGAAAGGTGTCAGGCTACAAGAGCCATGATGCTCATTTTGTCCTGCATTATTTGTTACAATTTGCAgtgaaaaaaactttaaaacctGCTGCTGCCATCCCTCTTATCAGACTGGGGGCATTTTTAAGAGGGATTTGGAGCAAAGTTATCAACATAGATGATCTAAAGAGGCTGCAAGAAGAGATCATTGAAATTCTATGTCAATTTGAGACGGTTTTTGTGCAAGCTTTCTTCGACATAATGGTCCACTTACTAATCCACTTATGCAGAGAAATTAAATATGGTGGACCGGCTCACCTTCGATCCATGTGGTCAATTGAGCGCTATTTAAACAAACTCAAGTCTTATGCGCGAAATAGATGCAGACCTGAAGGGTCCATCGCTGAGGGTTACTTGGCTGAAGAAGGCTTAATATTTTGTTCAAGATTCTTAGGTGCTGAGGGATCAGTATCAAAAATTACAAAGCCTGCCAAGTTTGAAAGTTGTCCACAAAAGACTGAATATCCTTTAGGTACAAGAAAGAACAAAGATGGAAAAGCTATTGAACTAGACGAATCAGAATGGATGGCAATTCATCGATACGTTCTGTTCAATTGCGGGAACACTGAAATTGAGAGTCTGATTGA GTTGCATCGGTCTTTAATTGATGGATCATCGGTTGATGGTCATGTAAAGTCGAAAAAAtacaagagagagagagaacatTCTGAGGATTTTTGGAAGTGGCTGAAGGAACACGTTGGCAAACAGTCTAATGTTTCAGAAGACTTGGAAGTGCTAGCAATGGGCCCTAATCGAGTAGCTAAGAAGTATAGTGGATATGTGATAAACGGATACAGATTTCATACAAAGTTCCGAGATGCTAAATGCACAACACAAAATAGTGGAGTATTTCTAACTGCTTTGACTACGAGTTTTGCTAGTTCAAAAGAGCAGAACCCAGTGGTCGGCAATGTCAATTACTATGGGGCAATTGAAGAGATTCTTGAAGTCGATTATTGGGGAGTTTATTCAGTGGTATTATTCAAGTGTTGCTGGTACCAAGAAGAAAAGGACTTGTATGGGCTGACTCGAGTTAATTTCAACAAATTATGGCATAAATCTGATCCATATGTCGTGGCATCACAAGTTCAGCAAGTGTTCTACGTAGAAGATCCTACTGAAAAAATGTTGTACAACGTTATCAGGAAAATGCCACGGGATTGGTGCGATGTCGAATCTGAAATTGCAGATGATGATAAAGATGATACAAATTTACATAAAGAAATCAGTCTTGCTGAAATAGAACATGAATTCAATGATGCTAGTTG GATGGAAGAATACGTAAACCTCAGATTCCATCACCAGGGAGAGTTTTTGAGTACAGCATATGCTGGTGGGGAAGAAACCGTCATAGGGGATGTCGAGTGTGATAGGTTTTCGTATACTGTGTTGATGGAGTATATCAAGGACGAcctgaaatattcagagattgGAGGTGTCTACGTTTACGAGGGCAAGCCATGGGGTTGGAAGTTGTTGTCAAATGATGCTGACCTCTCTGCAGTGGGTCAAGGGCTCAATAATTTTACTGACTTTTACATTGACAACGTTGTTGATCCTACTATTGAGCCTATCAAGCAAATGCAGCCGCACGTAATTATAAGGCCAAGACAGGGAGTATTTGCATGTATGGCTATGTTGTCTGTCGTTTGTATTAGATATGATATAATGTTAGACAAATAG